One Prolixibacteraceae bacterium DNA segment encodes these proteins:
- a CDS encoding DUF1573 domain-containing protein, with amino-acid sequence MKFIVNEYNFGELKINQKANYIYLFINTGNTPVIILIVKTSCGCTVPKWYKKNNHRR; translated from the coding sequence ATCAAATTTATCGTTAACGAATACAATTTTGGAGAATTAAAAATTAACCAAAAAGCAAACTATATTTATCTGTTTATAAATACAGGAAATACGCCTGTTATTATCCTAATTGTAAAAACTTCTTGCGGCTGTACAGTACCTAAGTGGTATAAAAAAAACAATCACCGCAGGTAA